Part of the Babylonia areolata isolate BAREFJ2019XMU chromosome 4, ASM4173473v1, whole genome shotgun sequence genome, GTGATCAAGCGGCTGCTGTGGGGTCCAGCCGTCTCCTGCACGACCCAGTCCACGTAATCAccctcttcttcgtcgtcgtcgtagtcgtcgtcatcctcaGCGATGTCTTCCCACATCTCATCGCCTTCCTGGTGCCgcggccgctgctgctgctgtgatgcTACTGCTGCCCGGCTCCGGGATGACCCAGGAGACTCCATGGCCTTGATGACCTGTCGAACGAGTTCTTCAGGGACTTCgttctcatcctcatcctcatcaacatcCTCGAAAGGGTTGATCTTTGTGTCCATGTCCACACTAGATGTGACCAGATTTTCAGCTTCTCCGTGGATATCGGTATCCCCGCCCACCAGTTGGTCCAGGGCTAGCTCCTTCCATTCCTGGAGAAACGGATCCACCTCGTGTCGTGGTGGCTGTGATCGCGGCGAAGACGCCTCAGGGCGGATGGGTCTGTCCACGTCCACGTCCTTCTCAACCATCTCCTGCCAGGGAACGACCTGGCGGGGGTCTGCCGGCACGTCGTCAGGCATGGGCATATGCGCTTTGGGCAAGGCCGGCCCGTCAGCATCCACGTCTCTCGCCGCCAGCTCTGGAGAGGGGATGGTGCCCTGATCAGCCCTCTTGCGAGGTGCGTGGATGTAGCCAGAGTTCGCCGCCGCGGCCCGAAGAGGGTCAAGGTCACGGTTCAATCTCAGCGTCAACTCAGGCACCTCTAGATCTTCGTCGCCATCTTCATCGTGAAAGCCGAGGAGGTTTCCGTGGATCCTGTCCACGTTGAGGTCGTCCTCTATGACAGGCGGGACGACGACTTTGTCCTGGAGGAGAGGTGGGGTCCTCCTCTCTGGGGACCACGTCGGTGGGGGAGGAACGTCACTGTCCAGGATGTCCGGGTCCTGCTCCCATTCTTCCTCGGGTCCATCCAAGTCCTGGTTGAGGCCTCCATGACCGCTGCCCACCTCACGGACGTCAGCGAGGTCGTCGTCCTCGTGGTTCTGTTGGTGTTGTGGAAgaaggtgtggaggtgggtggttagGGGGATCGGGAAGGACGTTGATAGGACTGACGGCACTCTCCAGGCTTGGCTCCAGCAGGAGTTCCGGGGAGAACCTCAGTGGGACGTCCTCCTGGCCTTCCCTGCCGTTGTCCTGCCAGCTCTGTGTGGACAGCACAGGCACAGGTgtcaggggagagaaggggggggagtgttctgctgtctttggtgtgaggagagagaggggggagggagtgttcttctgtcacaggtgtgaggagagagaaggggggagtgttctgctgtctttGGTGtgaggggagaaaaggggggagtgttctgtcacaggtgtgaggagagagaagggggggagtgttctgctgtcacaggtgtgaggagacagaaggggggagtgttctgctgtcacaggtgtgaggagagagaggggggagggagtgttcttctgtcacaggtgtgaggagagagaaggggggagtgttctgctgtctttGGTGtgaggggagaaaaggggggagtgttctgtcacaggtgtgaggagagagaagggggggagtgttctgctgtcacaggtgtgaggagagagaaggggggagtgttctgctgtctttGGTGtgaggggagaaaaggggggagtgttctgtcacaggtgtgaggagagagaagggggggagtgttctgctgtcacaggtgtgaggagacagaaggggggagtgttctgctgtcacaggtgtgaggagagagaaggggggagtgttctgctgtcacaggtgtgaggagagagaagggggggagtgttctgctgtcacaggtgtgaggagagagaaggggggggagtgttctgctgtcacaggtgtgaggagagagaagggggggggagtgttctgctgtcacaggtatgaggagagagaaggggggggagtgttctgctgtcacaggtgtgaggagagagaaggggggggagtgttctgctgtcacaggtgtgaggagagagaagggggggagtgttgtgaggatagagaaggggggagtgttctgctgtcacaggtgtgaggagagagaagggggggggagtgttctgctgtcacaggtgtgaggagagagaagggggggagtgttgtgaggatagagaaggggggagtgttctgctgtcacaggtgtgaggagagagaagggggagtgttctgctgtcacaggtgtgaggagagagaagggggggagtgttctgctgtcacaggtgtgaggagagcgaagagggagtgttctgctgtcacaggtgtgaagagagagaaggggggagtgttctgctgtcacgggtgtgaggggagagaagggggtagtgttctgctgtcacaggtgtgaggagagagaagggggggagtgttctgctgtcacaggtgtgaggagagagaagggggggagtgttctgctgtcacaggtgtgaggagagagaagggggagtgttctgctgtcacaggtgtgaggagagagaagggggggagtgttctgctgtcacaggtgtgaggagagagaagggggagtgttctgctgtcacaggtgtgaggagagagaatgggggagtgttctgctatcacaggtgtgaggagagagaagggggagtgttctgctgtcacaggtgtgaggagagagaaggggggggagtgttgtgctgtcacaggtgtgaggagagagaagggggggggggagtgttctgctgtcacaggtgtgaggagagagaaggggggggggagtgttctgctgtcacaggtgtgaggagagagaaggggggggagtgttctgctgtcacaggtgtgaggagagagaaggggggggagtgttctgctgtcacaggtgtgaggagagagaaggggggagtgttctgctgtcacaggtgtgaggagagagaaggggggggggggcggtgttctgctgtcacaggtgtgaggagagacaagggggggggagtgttctgctgtcacaggtgtgaagagagagaagggggggagtgttctgctgtcacaggtgtgaggagagagaagggggggggggggtgatctgcTGTCTTTGGTGTGAGAGAATGATAGATGGTAGGGTGCGGATCGGGAGGTGAGGAgagggctctgtctctctctctgtctctgtctctctctctctcacatgcgctcaacacacacacacacacacacacacacacacacacacacacacacacacacagagccatttgtctggcacaaacacatacacaagcacacagaggTATGCATagatgcgcacgcacacgcacgctcgcacgcacacacaaacacacacacacacacacacacacacacacacacacacacacacacacacagactcaactaTTGGTAAGTGTCTAGAACAGTGTGCACGTGAGAACAATCCTGCAACTTTGTCGGAGTTTATATTCAGTAACCCGGTCCTCTGTCAAGACACTAAATACTAAATTGCCTCTCCATAAACAGCCCTCTACTCCATCTTTACCATTATAATTCCTATTAGTTATGTTTCAGAACTGCTAAAGCTAATCGCGTTCGTCCAATTCCACTATCAACAGAAGACTTCATCAATGACTTCAGGCTATCAAGCAAAATGTTTCTTTAAAACTTACAGGAATGGATTGATGGATTAAATATTGTAATTATTTGTTTTGGACAAAGCTAGAGCGTTTTCCTGATAATTAGATACAAATAAACCCACATTCCAACGCGTCATCTATTGTTGACACATCTGGATATATACCCAAGATATCATTTATTTTGGATAAAGCtagtctgttcccccccccccccccccccccccccccccgcgatgATTTGATACGCAtttaccaacaacaaaagcatctaAAAACCTTTACGTACCTGTGGTCTACCGATGACATATCGGTTTCCAAAAAgaccaacgacgacgacaaaaacaacgACACGGCAGACACTGAGGCCCCTCAGTCCTGTGACAATCATTGTCAAGTGGTGGGGGGTCAGGGTGCATCAGAAACTCTGAACGACAACCTCAGCAACACAACAGCCCTCTGCATCTAAATTCTTCGTTGATATGATGGAAGGCAAGCAAAACCCCCGGGAAATAACCAGCAGCTGTAAAGATGACCGTGGTTATAAGtgtatatattgatttttttcttcttcgttattTGCGTGGTCTCAAGCGTTAGGTAAGGGAGACAACATAGCTCAGCCTGCCGCAACAGATTGTGGTGACGTTCCTCATTAAGGAATCCGAGTCATCTTCAACATCACGAATCAATAATCACTGCAGCAGGTTCTGATTATTAAACACTGTTCGTCGACTGATATTGATCAAAAAGGAGTAATTAATatcagtgggggttttttgtctGGTTTGGTGGCCAATTTGATGAATGGTGTTACTCATCCCACAAGTGCGCAGATCATGGGGCTGAAGTCCAGTGGTTAGACTTGGGACAAATCGATCGACTGACGACAAATGTGTTGTGTGggatgtgtatttttgtgtggagGCTTTTGGTAAATTTGAAATAGTCCGGTGGtttatgattaactcactcagtacggccagtcctctcttctcctctacacagacccctcggatgtccagtgggtgtctgaatgacccaacttttagcttccgtcgtcagaattgtagtattctttgtcaacattcacgtcttcagtataagagccttccgcttgcaatattttgatgatggtaattggggtgaaacgctgttgacgtcgtctctttcgccgttcgtatggaaagagttaacctgcAGGCTTTATCCACAGGAAATGACATTTTTTGATACAATAACTGAAGTTGATGTTAAAGATAAGACTGGTGGTGGTAGTAAACAAAGAACCACAGGTtaaagaaacaaatagataaaataaactgATCAACAGATAGCACCTAAAAGCTTTTAAAACAATGTGAAACATGTCGCATTATGTAGTGTTTAATTAAGACCGACAACGTGACAAAGACGGAGATACGTTCATGGTTGTAATGACTATGATTGACATTTACCAACGAGGCATAAAATGGATTCCACTACGAACCTTATAGCCTTTAGTAAAACGTTGACCAACAAGACATAAAGGATTCCACTACGAACATTATAGCCATTAGTAAAACGTTGACCAACAAGACATAAAGGATTCCACTACGAACCTTATAGCCTTTAGTAAAACGTTGACCAACAAGACATAAAGGATTCCACTACGAACCTTATAGCCATTAGTAAAACGTTGACCAACAAGACATAAAAGATTCCACTACGAACCTTATAGCCTTTAGTAAAACGTTGACCAACAAGACATAAAGGATTCCACTTCGAACCTTATAGCCTCTAGTAAAACGTTGACCAACAAGACATAAAGGATTCCACTTCGAACCTTATAGCCTTTAGTAAAACGTTGACCAACAAGACATAAAGGATTCCACTTTGAACCTTATAGCCTTTAGTAAAACGTTGACCAACAAGACATAAAGGATTCCACTTCGAACCTTATAGCCTTTAGTAAAACGTTGACCAACAAGACATAAAGGATTCCACTACGAACCTTATAGCCTGTTGTAAAACGTTGACCAACAAGACATAAAGGATTCCACTTCGAACCTTATAGCCTGTAGTAAAAAGTTGACCAACAAGACATAAAGGATTCCACTACGAAccttatagtttcagtttcagtagctcaaggaggcgacactgcgttcggacaaatccatatacgctacaccacatctgccaagcagatgcctgaccagcagcgtaacccaacgcgctttgtcaggccttgagaaaaagaagaagaaaaaaagaagataaatacataaagaaagaactactactactaataataataatatgtataaggcgccaaaacttgatgaagtcaactataagcgtacaaaataaataactaaataaataactaaataactaactaaataataataatataattaaacaaaaaataaataactaaataaataactaataataataataattttaataataataataatcatcatcatcattaaaaaaaagataaataaataaaatagataaataaaaaagacaacaatgatgataaataagcaaataaatgttatataaaaaaattttttttaaaacatagcCTGTAGTAAAACGTTGTTAATGGAAAGTCCAGGATTCAGTCCTTCAGCCGTCTCACTGAAGtataatatatgtatttatttgctcgcccacctcctctctccgCTCATGCTAATCTGCGGACTACTCTGAAATACTCGTGTGGGCTAAAATCGTTATTTTTCTTTTGACACATTTGTTTGGCCCCTTTGCATTTCctgttttccattttcattttcagaCTTATGGTAATAGtggtcaattgtgtgtgtgtgtgtgtgtgtgtgtgtgtgtgtgtgtgtgtgtgtgtgtgtgtgtgtgtgtgtgtgtgtgtattacaattCAAGTAATTCACGAAGCATGTCAACCGTGCATAGCTGTAAGTGTGAATCTCAGATTTAGATCGACACTTTTAAGGAGGGGGGGAaactgtcgcgtgcgacagtgtcgtgttggaaaaaaaaaaaaggaaatttggtcaacttgacccctcgaataggtcatgattttcgctgggtttttgtgtgtgttttttttccctttctttctttctgtgcgtgcgtgcatgtgtccgtgtgtacgcgcgcgtgagtgtgtgttccttcctccctcgtagtcagctcaggttgttttctttttctcgtgcaaGGTATATCTGCACGTTATTAAGCTGAGCTACAGGTCTGATGACTGAGGAAAACTCACCTGTCGATGTCGTGGGCATCGTAAGATGCTTTACTCACTGGCAGTTGCACCCAGTCAGGGAGAGGTGGTTTCTTTTCCAgttcctgctccattcattttggagtgaggaaggttgttttttttgccgaTTTGGTTctgggtttggggcctccagtgccactatttcctgggtccgtgtccgaccaggaggtctggaactacattctagttccagggatttaatctcccttatgtttttttttccctcacgagctcttgaggtgagtcaggttggAAGAGTGAAGAatgctatttttgttttgcttttctatagacagggagcggccactgatatgtatttcaggttttttggtggtggtgttgttgctgcatttaaaatatatactttaatttcagtgcagtatggccctgccaatccttgtggattcagatttatctgtgtgcacacatattcttttttgttgttttttttgtgatcatTATAAACAGTTGTATTAAGGCATTcagctgtatgtgtgagtgtgtgcgaaacccctctgtgtgtctgctttagcacatgcatTATTTTTCTTGTGCTTGACTCTTGGCTCGAGTCTCTTTACAGCTCCGAAGAGTGTTCCGACGAGTCCCTCACGTTCCCCGGGTGTTAAGGTCGTCTTGGACTCACGCAATCCACCTTCCCCAGCCTCCTGGGCACCCGCAGCCTTCCCTGCGCCTGTGAAttccctgagactgtcacaggggtgtccccgacGTACATGAAGATCGCCGCTTTACATGCCCTGTCTgcagaaggactaggactctcagtgGTCGCCGGCATCTTGGGTTGTCTGTGGCATGGACCCTCTTGTTCAGAACCAATGCGAgccgtacatggacggtagaggatgcgtgtgcatgtgtgggagcagtgcacaagaggggtgagtgttCGAGCGAacgtgatttatttatttttctctcattcccattaaaaaaaacaacaaaaacaacaaacgaacaaagcatGAAATAATGTGGCGATttgtattagcgggttagtaagtttggagggggggggggggggattaagggaaatagtttaggcctcactgctgtttcggttgtcagtatgtctgagtgagtgaatcaagtttggtattgtgtataaattcttgTCGTTAGCTGCACTtatgagcgtgcgaggatccggagacccattttacttaaattttcttttattagattgcgcggggcctgtcgggttgtaggggGTCCTCAACCTCAATCGGTCacgtgacaatatatatatatataattgtgtgtgtgtgtgtgtgtgtaacaggaaaatctgtctcttggtctgagggctttttttgtttgtttgttttttttttttgcgcgagTTGCTCGCTCGCAGACTTGAGGTGTATGTGCTAGTTTTCGTATATGTTCTAAGTATTACTAATGCACTGGTGATGAaaatttggacagaactgattcagTGAGCATTCTTATCCTGAGTTTAGGTCCACTGAAATGactgtagcccccccccccccccccccccccccccacttctctctctcacacatacctctctccatatatatatatgcatatgtatatatataatatatatacactagtatatatatatatatatatatatatatatatatatgtaggcaatattaacatttttacccgtgcactcttcggtgtcgaagtcagaaatcaaatctacccaaatgggtataccggctGGTGACAAAGTTGTggaccatctctggttcgacattcttatattataattaacatttttacccgtctgcagtacaaaccatacgtgagaaagtcccaaacgggtgaaaatgttaattatatatataagtttgtcgaatatagtagaggattttaaaacgaacttgtcgagattagaaaggtgtctaaaatacCCGGGCTTGTTacgaagttgtgcaccatctctggttcgacattcttatattataattaacatttttacccgtctgcagtacaaaccatacgtgagaaagtccaaaacgggtgaaaatgttaattatatatataagtttgtcgactatagtagacgattttaaaacgaacttgtggagattagaaaggtgtctaaaaagggatgctttttggggcattccatgcacctagcaaggggcttggaaagaatgggggatacgcaaagtgaaagaaaaagtgacccatgggtcagttcgaacttacccgtctgtggtacaaaacatacatgaaaacgattaagacgggagtgtgtatatatacacacatgtttgggtcagtactcgtaatgaaacttgtctcgattctaaaggccggtatgtccgagttcgtggggcattccatgcatcaagcaatgggcttgaaatagaaaaattcgtaaagaaatcAGGACTGCTTGTCGCTGTCATATCTCCAGGTGCGGACATGCGCGAACGGGACGTATAAGACAtttcgatcgaaagcggtcagtgaACGCGATCGCCAGGTTATCTAAAGtaaagacggaatgaactgtaccatgcttcgcgagaggatgaaaacagagtgggggacgagacaataggttctgatcctaacatgaacatgactgaaagTAATAAAACAGCTTACATGAAACACTCACGTGTGTGCGACGTCAACagagtgacggcagtctcctgtggtgggtccgttcttttcggcctgtttcgttgtacgtccttgctgtatcggttccgacagcactgaccaGGTACACGTAGAaaccgcacaccattccctgtattgcagtgctcaaatgcgttgcaaagaggacttcacattaaaaaatgagcgggactggtggaactgaccttccttaacaacgtgctgtgcagaaaagtcacataccgaaataggaaagtgcattttaacggccgagtcagtgtccgtgctgaacttaaccgtttcaattggacagctggatgtccctttctcgtcagtgatgcttgcgccggctgtgaatgttcaagtcagcgatttcacgtgtgtgtgtgtgtgtgtgtgtgtgtgtgtgtgtgtgtgtgtgtgtgtgtgtgtgtgtgcgcctgtgtgtgtgtgtgtgtgtgtgttgagaacttcattccgtgattgtccgtggtgtgtgCTAGACAACTTGTTTCCTCGACAGCACGcgtcacatacgtgtgtgctgtgtcctgtgttgcatgtcagtgtgctcctggccttccgtggagaactgagggcgagacataaaatatttagctccacagatggccattctttccgtacgcacacagttgttcatgttacgttcggaacccatcagttgtctagtcctccactcttgttttcatcctcccgctgaaacacggtgcagttcattccgtcttcacttcaagtacaAAATTGTCAATGCACAGtaacctctttcctacgtccccttcgtgcacatccacctcggcagacaggacaggtcgtgcatgtacaatcacaacattccttcaacatgtgtctggcagtgtacagtgacaggttcattccgtgtttgccagtgtgtccgtaCAGTTGCCGGGGCTcaggctgacttcattccgtgactTATGATGTTGTACGTGCCAGTGTACTCTCACAAATTCattccgtgataatgtgtgtagggttgacaacttcatggttccgggattctgtgtgtaggcactgacacctACCTTCATATCGTGGTTTGGTGCGCCACGAAATGAAGTCagttgtcagtgcctacacacacaatcccggaaccatgaagttgtcaaccctacacacataATCACGGAATGAACTTGAGTGTACACTGGCTCGCACAACATCATAagtcacggaatgaagtcagcctgAGCCCCGGCAACTGtacggacacactggcaaacacggaatgaagctgtcactgtacactgccagacacatgttgaaggaatgttgtgattgtacatgcacgacctgtcctgtctgccgaagtggatgtgcacgaaggggacgtaggaaagaggttactgtgcattgacaatcttgtacttgaagtgaagacggaatgaactgcaccgtgtttcagcgggaggatgaaaacaagagtggaggactagacaactgatgggttccgaacgtaacatgaactgtgtgcgtacggaaagaatggccatctgtggagctaaatattttatgtctcgccctcagttctccacggaaggccaggagcacactgacatgcaacacaggacacagcacacacgtatgtgacgcgtgctgtcgaggaaacaagctaacacacaccacggacaatcacggaatgaagttctcaacacacacacacacacacacacacacatgtgaaatcgctgacttgaacattcacagccggccaaagcatcactgacgagaaagggacgtgcagctgtccaattgaaacggttaagttcagcacggacactgactcggccgttaaaatgcactttcctatttcggtatgtgacttttctgcacagcacgttgttaGGGAAGGTCAGTTTCACCAGTCCCGCTcattttttaatgtgaagtcctctgtgcaacgcatttgagcactgcaatacagggaatggtgtgcggtttccacgtgtacctggtcagtgctgtcggaaccgagcaaggacgtacaacgaaacaggccgaaaagaacggacccaccacaggagactgccgtcactctttTGACTTCGCACACACGTGACGGTGTttcatgcaagctgttttattattttcagtcatgttcatgttaggatcacAACCTGttgtctcgtcccccactctgttttcatcctctcgcAAAGCAtggtgcagttcattccgtcttcactttaaataacctggcgatcgcgtacactgaccgctttcgatcgaaaTGTCTTATACGTCTCGTTCGCgcatgtccgctcctggagatatgacagcgacaagcttcccgatttctttacgaatttttctatttcaagcccattgcttgatgcatggaatgccccacgaactcggacataccggcctttagaatcgagacaagtttcattacgagtactgacccaaacttgtgtatacatacacactcccgtcttaatcgttttcatgtatgttttgtaacacagacgggtaagttcgaactgacccatgggtcacattttttctttcactttgcgtatcccccattctttccaagccccttgctaggtgcatggaatgccccaaaaagcatccctttttagacacctttctaatctccacaagttcgttttaaaatcgtctactatagtcgacaaacttatatatataattaacattttcacccgttttggactttctcacgtatgttttgtactgcagacgggtaaaaatgttaattataatataagaatgtcgaaccagagatggtgcacaacttcaatTGTCACAAGCCGGTATTTTAGACACttttctaatctcgacaagttcttttaaaatcctctactatagtcgacaaacttatatatctaattaacattttcacccgttttggactttctcacgtatgttttgtactgcagacgggtaaaaatgttaattataatataagaatgtcgaaccagagaaaGTGCACAAAgtcacaagccggtatacccattcgggtggatttgatttctcacttcaacatcgaagagtgcacgggtaaaaatgttaatattgcctatatgtatatgtatatgtgtgtgtgtgtatgtatatgtatatatagacagaaagatagtgtgtgtgcTTTTCGGTTTGATATGTTTAGTGTTTGGCGTAGTCTTTTGGCGTGTTTGCAGCGTTTTCAGTTCTGgcacggtctgtgtgtgtgtgtgtgtgtgtgcgtgtgcgccatAAATGATATAAAACGCTGCATCTATGTGTATGCCTATTGATTCGGAAAGACGAGCCACAAAGTCATCTGGCTGTGAGCCTAGTTAGCAGCAGCACAACATAATCAAGTTTCTGTACGTTGGAGCTCTAGCTGTTAGCACTACAACGCATGTTCAACACCAAAGATCAGTTGTATTTTCTGTAAGGTGTACAACTATGTTGTGTTTAGGCCAAAAACGATTGGACATTGACTGAAAAAGTCGTACTGTCGATTCTACATTAATTCCTGCGTAAATATTTACGTGTACagtacacatgaaaaaaaactagTCGCGCAGTTTCGGTTTTTGTCCAtgtgcgcttttgtgtgtgcgcacgcgcgtgcgtgtgtgcttcaaCATGCTTTTTTCATTGGAGGTTTTTGCCCTCTACCTACAACACAGTGtctaatccccacccccacccccctttaaacGCGGACATTGACCTTGGAATTTACTGTACGATAAAATTGTGAGATGTCCGAGTTTCAAATGACCTGgtgttaatggtgtgtgtgtgtgtgtttggtgcaccTTGATCACAGAGCATTTGCCAGGTGTTGCCATTTAGCTGAGCGTGTGATGAGCAAGTCCAAAACcaccagtaacccaaccaaattgTTCAAATAAAGGGCTATGTGTGTCAATGATCGGAGACGCCCAGCTAAAGCCTGTATTAGAGAGGccatctttcactttcactgcgttgacggccacttcatcaatttgatttttacgccgtttttgttgggttgcgatgaaagaaaaacacgctacagaaagcgacagacctattagtgaggatgaaaacctagtcctactctaagtgggttctccggcaggctactatcacttcacttttcgcccttccgagttagtcggtcccttgctgatctaagacagc contains:
- the LOC143280768 gene encoding uncharacterized protein LOC143280768, producing the protein MIVTGLRGLSVCRVVVFVVVVGLFGNRYVIGRPQSWQDNGREGQEDVPLRFSPELLLEPSLESAVSPINVLPDPPNHPPPHLLPQHQQNHEDDDLADVREVGSGHGGLNQDLDGPEEEWEQDPDILDSDVPPPPTWSPERRTPPLLQDKVVVPPVIEDDLNVDRIHGNLLGFHDEDGDEDLEVPELTLRLNRDLDPLRAAAANSGYIHAPRKRADQGTIPSPELAARDVDADGPALPKAHMPMPDDVPADPRQVVPWQEMVEKDVDVDRPIRPEASSPRSQPPRHEVDPFLQEWKELALDQLVGGDTDIHGEAENLVTSSVDMDTKINPFEDVDEDEDENEVPEELVRQVIKAMESPGSSRSRAAVASQQQQRPRHQEGDEMWEDIAEDDDDYDDDEEEGDYVDWVVQETAGPHSSRLITLIFETVDVPDEDSEDEEDSADAYEKELGIWQILTNFPFPMLLEHSDDSFDYLYDEDDDYEDDYYDDDDYDDDEEYEDYEDYEDSYDDDEEEAENGYDDDDEMNGDVDDSDELDDYFYSEVYDDCEDCDEDGNDDERVVKQEAAVLSLPPMLT